CGACGAGCTGGCCGCCAAGGTGGCGAGCTCTGGCAGCGCTGCAGACCGTAAGGCGCTCCTCGACGCCCAGCAGTCGTATAACAGCACCCAGAGCGGGTACCAGGGGCGTATCGCGACGGCCTTTGAACCCCTGGCGGCCAAGTTGAATGCGGCTGTCGCCAAGGTCGCTAAGGCCAATGGGTACAGCGTGGTCATGGATCAGCGAGTGGCCGCCCAGAACCGACTGGTCATCTACGCCAACGCCAGCGCCACCGACCTGACGGCCGCCGTGATCAAGGCGCTGAAATAGGCCCTGCCCGCCTGAAAAGCACAAAATCAAACAGCCGTCCGGAGCGCTTCCCAGACGGCTGTTTGATTTTGTCTGTGGCGTTCGACGTTGAGGCTAGCCGTCCTCGTTGTCGGGGATGATGCCGCTGGTCATTTCCTGCTGCAATTTTGCGGACTTGTCGGTGGGTGTCTCGTTCTGGGGATCGTCCTGGGGAACGTCGATCACCTCGGGATGCGCTTCGGGCACGGTGCTCTGCACGATCTCGCCGCGCTGATCGGGGCTGGTCCTGTCGTCGGAGGTCATGCGTTACAGGTTAGGAGATCGACGTTCTGGACGGATGCACGTTCGGACAACAGGACTTCATCTGTCAGGCACAGGGTTCGCGCCCCGCCTCCTGCGCCTCAGCCGCCGCTCAGAAAACGCAGCGTTTCCGCGTAAAGCATCTGTGTGGTTTCCAGGCTGGTGAAGTTGTGGGTGCCGCCGGGAATCGCCGCCGCGTCGCAGCCCAGGGCCTGGGCATAGCGCACGCCCCATTCCGGCGGGCAGGTGGTGTCGGCGTCGCCGTGGATGACGTGGGCCACCCCGCCCCACCCGGCGGCGGCCTGCAGGGGACGGAGGCGGGACATTTCTTGCAGGAAGGCGCGGCCTAGCGGCCAGCCGTCCCTGTCGGTCACGCCACTGGGCAGCACGCCGCCGCTCAGCAGGGGCAGCCACAGTTCCGGCAGAGCGGGGGCCCACAACAGCAGCCGATGGGCGCGCACGGCCTCCGCCGCCAGCGTGGCCACCATTCCGCCCATGCTGTAACCCAGCAGCATCACCCGCTCCGGATCGATGTTGGGCTGGGCGCGAATGTAGTCGGCGGCGGCCCGCACGTCCTCCACCTCGCGCGAGACCGTCATCTCGCTGAAGTCACCCTGCGAATCGCCGCTGCCCCGGCAATCGAAGCGCAGGCTGGCGATGCCGCGCTCGGCCAGCACCCGCGACTGCAGGGTCAGGAGGCGGTGGTGATCGATGCGGTTGCCGGTAAAGCCGTGAACCATGACCACCGACGGCCAGCCCTGGGCAGGAGGGGTGGCGTCCGGGGTGTGGAGCATTCCGTAGAGCCGCTGTCCGTCCACCGAGAATTGCGCGAACTGTTCCATGCGGGGAATTCTCGCAGATCGGGGCAGGGGGATTCCCGCTGGCAGCACGAAGGAGGCGGGCCACGTCGGTGTGGCCCGCCTCCCACAGGTTCAAAGCCGGATCAGCGTGCGGTGGCCCACTTGATCAGTCCGGCTTCCAACTCGTTGCTCAGGCCGTCAATCTCGGGGATCATTCGCACGCCCACCGAGTACAGTCCGCTTTCTGCCAGCGGCACGTCAGCGCTGAACGTGCCGTCGCCCCGGTTCTCCAGAGGAAAGCGCGTCAGATGTCCGGCACGGTTGAGCACCGCTTCCACGCGCAGTTCGTCCAGCGAGATGCCTGCCGGGTTGACCTGGGCGCTGATCGGCGCGGTCTGGCCGGGGTGACAGGTGGCGGGCAGCTCGGCCTGGGCGCTGACGCTGGTGTAGGGCCACTGCTGACGCACCCAGGTTTTCCATCCGGCGATGGCGCGGGCCTGGGCGCTGTTGTTGGCGGCCACGGCCTGACCACGCGTGCCCAGCGGCAGGTAGTACTTCTGCACGTAGTCAATGACCTGACGCTGCATGGAAAAGCGCGGGCTGACGGTTTCAATCGAGCGGCGCACTGAGTAGGCCCACGAGTCCTGACCCGTGGCACTGCCGTAGTAGCGGGGCACGATGTCCTCTTCCAGCGTCTGGTACAGGCTGTAGGCGTCGGCGTCGTCCTGCACGTTCAGGTCCGCGTACTCGCGCTCCTCGCCAATCGGCCAGCCGTTGGTTCCGTCGTATCCCTCGCGCCACCAGCCGTCCAGCACGCTGAAATTGGGGCTGCCGTTAAAGCTGGCCTTCATGCCGCTGGTCCCGGAGGCCTCCAGCGGGCGGCGTGGGTTGTTGAGCCAGATGTCCACGCCCTGCACCAGATGGCGGGCCACGTTCATGTCGTAGTTTTCCAGGATGACGATCTTCCCGAGGAATTCGGGCTCCTGGGACATCTTGTAGATTTCCTGGATAAAGGCCTTGCCGGGATTGTCGGCGGGGTGTGCCTTGCCTGCGAAAACGAACTGCACCGGACGTTCCGGGTGATTGACGATCCGGGCCAAGCGTTCGCGGTCCCGGAACAGCAGCGTGGCGCGCTTGTAGGTGGCGAAACGCCGTGCAAAGCCGATGGTCAGGGTCTGCGCGTCCATCAGCGAATCAGTGGCGGCCACGTCAGCGGCGCTGGCCCCGTTACGGAGCATCTGCTCGCGCATGCGGGCACGGATAAACGTGATCATCTCGCGCTTGGTCTCCAACTGCACGGTGCTCAGCTGCGCGTCGCTCAGCTCCTCAACCGCCTTCCACATCTCCTCGTCTTCCAGGCGCTCTGTCCAGTCCTGCGGCAGCACCGTCGCCAGGAGGTCACGCATGGCCTGACTGGTAAAGGTCAGGTTATGCGCCCCGTTGGTCACGTGTCCGATCGGCACCTCCTCGGCTTCTGCGCCGGGGTACAGGAACTTCCACATGTCGCGGCTGACCTCGCCGTGCAGCTCCGAGACGCCGTTGGCCGCGCGGCTCATCCGCAGCGCAAACACGGTCATGGAAAAGGCCGGAACAGTCTGGCCGTCCCAGTTCTGATCGTGGCGGGCCAGCTCGTACAGCTCCTCGCGCGACACCGACAGCAGGCCCGGCCACTGGCCCAGGTAGCGGTCCATCAGGTCATAGGCGAAGGCGTCGTTTCCGGCGGCCACCGGGGTGTGCGTGGTAAAGAGCGTGGAACTGGCGACGGTTTCCAGCGCAGTGCGGAAATCCAGGCCCGAGTCCACACACTCGCGGATGCGTTCCAGGCCCAGCAGGGCGGCGTGGCCCTCGTTCATGTGGTAGACGGCGGCAGGGACGCCCAGTGCCCGCAGCGCCCGGATGCCCGCCACGCCCAGCAACACGTACTGCTGCACGCGCAGTTCCTGGTTGCCGCCGTACAACCGGGCCGTCAGCTTGCGGTCCTCCTCGCTGTTCTCAGGGACGTTGGTGTCCAGCAGCAGCACCCGGATACGTCCGATGGTCAGATTCCACACCCGCACCACAATGTCGCGGTTGCCGATTCGCACCGAGACCCGCGCTTCCTGGCCGTCCGGCGTGCGGGCCGGGGTGATGGGCAGCGTGGTCAGGTCCAGCTCGTCGTAGGCCTCGTTCTGCCAGCCGTCCCTGTCGAACAGCTGCCGGAAGTAACCCTGATGGAACAGCATGCCTACCGCCGTGAACGGCAGCCCGAGGTCCGAGGCGCTCTTGCAGTGATCCCCGGCGAGCACGCCCAGGCCGCCGCTGTAAATGGGCAGCGACTCGTGGAAGCCGTACTCCATGCTGAAATACGCCACCGGCTTCATGTCCGGCGCATTCTGACTGGCCCAGGTCTTCTTCTTGCCCATGTAGGCGTCGAAATCGGCCATAACGCTGGTGTAGCGGGCCAGATAGGTCTTGTCGGCGGCCACCGTATCGAGCCGCGCCTGCGGCACTTCCAGCAGAGTCCGCACCGGGTTCTGCCCGAACGTCTCCCACACCTGCGGATCGAGATCCTGATACAGCGCCTGCGCGTGGGGGGTCCAGGACCAGTACAGGTTGTAGGCCAATTCGGAGAGCCGCGCGATGGAGGGCGGCAGCTGGGGGAGTACGGTGACTTTGCCAATGACGTTCATATCGCCTGAGCTTATCCTACAGACCCGGCTGAAGACGGCGCTGTGGACGATAAAAATAGAGGTTGTCCAGACAGAAGTTCGAGCGGGGCGGAAGCGCTGTGGGAGCGCTTCCGCTGGCACAGGCCGCCCGCAACCTGCCGACAGGGCTCCAGCAGACTGTGGTGAATTGCCGCGCGGATGGG
This genomic interval from Deinococcus humi contains the following:
- a CDS encoding OmpH family outer membrane protein, with translation MNKFFILLPLALLATVPHAQSAKNRLGLVDVQAAVKALPASKAYLDLSARVDADLKARRGKIDELAAKVASSGSAADRKALLDAQQSYNSTQSGYQGRIATAFEPLAAKLNAAVAKVAKANGYSVVMDQRVAAQNRLVIYANASATDLTAAVIKALK
- a CDS encoding alpha/beta hydrolase family protein; this translates as MEQFAQFSVDGQRLYGMLHTPDATPPAQGWPSVVMVHGFTGNRIDHHRLLTLQSRVLAERGIASLRFDCRGSGDSQGDFSEMTVSREVEDVRAAADYIRAQPNIDPERVMLLGYSMGGMVATLAAEAVRAHRLLLWAPALPELWLPLLSGGVLPSGVTDRDGWPLGRAFLQEMSRLRPLQAAAGWGGVAHVIHGDADTTCPPEWGVRYAQALGCDAAAIPGGTHNFTSLETTQMLYAETLRFLSGG
- the glgP gene encoding alpha-glucan family phosphorylase: MNVIGKVTVLPQLPPSIARLSELAYNLYWSWTPHAQALYQDLDPQVWETFGQNPVRTLLEVPQARLDTVAADKTYLARYTSVMADFDAYMGKKKTWASQNAPDMKPVAYFSMEYGFHESLPIYSGGLGVLAGDHCKSASDLGLPFTAVGMLFHQGYFRQLFDRDGWQNEAYDELDLTTLPITPARTPDGQEARVSVRIGNRDIVVRVWNLTIGRIRVLLLDTNVPENSEEDRKLTARLYGGNQELRVQQYVLLGVAGIRALRALGVPAAVYHMNEGHAALLGLERIRECVDSGLDFRTALETVASSTLFTTHTPVAAGNDAFAYDLMDRYLGQWPGLLSVSREELYELARHDQNWDGQTVPAFSMTVFALRMSRAANGVSELHGEVSRDMWKFLYPGAEAEEVPIGHVTNGAHNLTFTSQAMRDLLATVLPQDWTERLEDEEMWKAVEELSDAQLSTVQLETKREMITFIRARMREQMLRNGASAADVAATDSLMDAQTLTIGFARRFATYKRATLLFRDRERLARIVNHPERPVQFVFAGKAHPADNPGKAFIQEIYKMSQEPEFLGKIVILENYDMNVARHLVQGVDIWLNNPRRPLEASGTSGMKASFNGSPNFSVLDGWWREGYDGTNGWPIGEEREYADLNVQDDADAYSLYQTLEEDIVPRYYGSATGQDSWAYSVRRSIETVSPRFSMQRQVIDYVQKYYLPLGTRGQAVAANNSAQARAIAGWKTWVRQQWPYTSVSAQAELPATCHPGQTAPISAQVNPAGISLDELRVEAVLNRAGHLTRFPLENRGDGTFSADVPLAESGLYSVGVRMIPEIDGLSNELEAGLIKWATAR